CCGATGCAAATTATGTGAATGGCTGCACGCACTGCAATCAATGTGCAGGTTTGATTGAAGCGCCGGGTGGTATTCGCTGCACGGTGCGTCAACCGTAAATATTAGTGATAAATACGCTGCACACGCGCAGAAACAGAAGTGAGTAGCTCGTAAGCAATGCTGCCAGCCGCGCGGGCGACTTCTGTTACCGAAACGGTGTTGCCCCATAGCTCCACATAATCGCCCATCAGTGGTTTGCTTGCTAAATCCGTGCAATCAATGGCGATGGTGTCCATGGATACTCGTCCTACCACTGGTGCGCGCTGCCCGTTAAATCCTACTGCGCTGTGGTTGAGTGCAGTGATGGGGTAGCCATCGGCATAACCGGCTGCGATAAAAGCGATACAAGAATCTTTTTCTGCGCGCCAGCGTTGGTTGTAGCCTGTGGTTTCGCCTGCAGGAATGATGCGTGTACCTATCACTTGCGCTTCTAATTGCATCACCGGCTGCAAAATTTGTGTTGAATTTTCTAAAGGGTTGATTCCGTACATCATCAAGCCTGGGCGCAACCAGCCACGATGCGCGGCAGGCCACGCCAAAATACCAGCAGAATTGGCGAGACTGTGATTGTTTAAAGTCAAATGGTTTGTGTGCTCTGCGTAGCATTGAATTTGTTTTTCTGTGGTATTTTTTTCTGGTTCATCGGCACAAGAAAAATGCGTCATGCCGATAATTTCACTACACCACGGTAAAGTGCGCAGTTGTTGAAAAGCGTTTGCATATTGCGTGGGATGAAAGCCGAGGCGGTGCATGCCGGAATCCATCTTCAACCAAAGATGGGTTTTATGTGCTGCGCAATAATTGTGTGCAGCCAGCAGTACGAGATGTGCAGGATCGTGCACCACAATATCCAGTTGCAGTGCAATGGCCTCAGTAAGTTCTGCGGCATTGCTCACGCCGCACATCAACATCAGACGACCTTGGTATTGTGCAGTGCGCAAAATTTTTGCTTCTTCCAAACGCGCAACAGCCAGTGCATCACTGTGCTGTGCCACGCTGGGCAGTAAACCCACCGCACCGTGACCGTAGGCATCTGCCTTCACAATAGCGAGAATGGGATTGCTAGGCGCTAGCTGGCGAATGTGGCTTAAATTGTGAGCAAGAGCAGCAGTGTTAATGATGGCGCGAGTTTTCATGTGTGCAACGATCAATGATTGGTTCCATGATACTGACTTGCTGCTAGACTGACGAGCGAAATACAAGCAGGAGCAGACAGAAATGTCGAAACACTTTGGCAGCAAACTGGTGATTGCGATTTCTTCGCGTGCCTTGTTTGATTTGGATGCCAGCCACGCCATTTATGAGCGTGAAGGCCTGGCTGCCTATGCTGCGCATCAGGTGGCCAACGAGGACAATCCGCTGCAACCCGGTGGTGCCTTTCCCTTGGTGCGCAAGCTACTGGCCATTAACGAACAGCTCGGTGGTGAGCCGCGCGTAGAAGTGATTCTGTTGTCGCGCAATACAGCCGATACGGGGTTGCGCATTTTTAATTCGATACAACATTACAAGCTACCCATTGTGCGCGCGGCGTTTTGCGGTGGGCATTCGCCGTATCCCTATGCCACCGCGTTTGGTTGCCATTTGTTTCTTTCAACTGAAGCAGAAGATGTGCGCTTGGCGCTGGAAAATGGTTTGGCGGCAGCGACTTTGTTGCCATCATCCAATCAGCAACAAGAGGGTGGTGAAATTCGTTTTGCGTTTGATGGTGATGCCGTTATTTTTTCTGATGAAGCTGAGCGCGTGTACAAAACGCGCGGTTTGGATGCGTTTGCCGCCAGTGAAAAAGCAGCCGCGCATGAACCTTTATCAGGTGGCCCATTCAAACCGTTTTTGCAGGCCTTGCAAAGTTTGCAAGCGGAATTTGCAAATGATACTTGCCCCATACGCACAGCCTTGGTGACAGCGCGTTCAGCGCCAGCACATGAAAGAGTGATCCGCACTTTGCGTGCGTGGCAAATTCGTATTGATGAGTCTTTGTTCCTCGGTGGTTTGGCAAAAGGTGAGTTTTTACGCGCTTATGGAGCCGATGTGTTTTTTGATGACCAACAGGGGCATTGCGATTCTGCCGCGCAACATGTACCCACTGGCCATGTGCCGCACGGTATTGCCAATGAATAAAACTTATCAAGAAAGATTGCCGTTATGAAATTGCAGCAATTGCGTTACATCCTTGAGGTCTCGCGCCAAGGATTGAATATTTCATCTGCGGCAGAGAGTTTGCACACTTCGCAGCCAGGTATCAGCAAACAAATTCGTTTGTTGGAAGACGAATTGGGCGTAGAAATTTTTGCACGCAGCGGAAAACATCTCACGCATGTTACACAGGCCGGTGAAATGATTTTGCAGGAGGCAGAAGAAATTTTGCGTCGCGCCAATAGCCTGCGCCAAATCGCAAGGGAATTTAATGACCCCAGCAGCGGCAGTTTGAGTATCGCCACCACCCACACCCAAGCGCGCTACGCACTGCCGGAAGTGATCAACGGTTTTATTCGGCAATACCCCAATATCGCCATGCATATTCATCAGGGAACGCCGATGCAAATTGCGCAAATGGTGGCAGAAGGGCAGGTGGATATGGCGATAGCTACCGAAGCAATGGAGCAGTTTTCTGAGCTGATTACGCTGCCGTGCTATCGCTGGAACCGCTGCGTATTGGTGCCGAAAAATCATCCGCTGTGTGCGGTAACGCCTTTATCACTGGCGGCAATTGCGCAGTATCCTATCGTTACCTATGTTTCCGGTTTTACTGGGCGCTCCAAACAAGATGCGGCCTTCGCACAAGAAAATTTAACACCGCAAGTAGTGTTCACAGCAACGGATGCTGATGTTATTAAAACCTATGTGCGTTTGGGTTTGGGGATAGGCATCATCGCGCACATGGCGTGGGATGAAGGGGCGGACAGCGATTTAGTGGCGCTGGATGCCAGCCATTTATTTGAGCCCAGTGTGACGCGTTTAGGTATACGGCGCGGTACTTTTATTCGCAGTTATATGTACGATTTTATTGAACGCTTTGCGCCGCATCTCAATAAAAAACAAGTTGTAGAAGCCGCGCAACAAACAACGGCAGAAGAGCGAGCCGCGTTGTTTGTGAATATCGATTTACCCGTGCGCTAAGGCTTAACGCACGAGCGCTTTGCACTCCCAACAGCGCACATAAAGATGGTTGGGATCATTAAATCGTTGCAAAGTATTCAAATTTTGTAGCGCAGGTAAATGCGTTAAAACTTGCGACCATTGCACCAACGGTTTGGGTAACAGCGAAACGCTAAACAATTCTCGCTTGAAAGACTCCCACGGGCTGAGTTCCGGTTCTAGAAAATTGGATTCGTATTGTGTGAGTTTGGCTAAGCGCGCAGCAGCGGCAATCGCATCATCCAATTCACCGATGTGATCGATCAAACCCAATTGATGAGCGCGCCTGCCTGTCCACACACGGCCCTGCGCAATGTTGTTGATGGCTTCTGGCGTGCGCTTTCTGCCTGCGGCAACCACCTGTAAAAAATTGTTGTAGGTAAATTCAACACCCTGTTGCAACACGCGCGCCGCCATGGGGCTGATAGGTCGGTCGATTTGTTGTGCGGCAATATCTGCCAGTGCGTGAGTGCTGTAACCGTCACTGTGTACACCCCAGCGGCTCAGCGTATTTTCTAGCGTAGGTACGATGCCGAAAACACCGATGGAGCCAGTAATGGTGGTGGCGGATGCCCAAATTTCATTGGCGCTGGCAGCAATCCAATAACCGCCCGAGGCTGCCACGCCGCCCATGGAAGCGACCACCGGTTTGCCTGCTGCTTGCGCGGCGGTCAGTTCGTTGCGGATTAACTCGGCGGCAAAGGCGCTGCCGCCAGGACTGTCTATGCGCAACACAATGGCGGCGGTGTTGTCGTCTTCACGCGCGTCGCGAATCAGCGACACCAGTGTTTCTGCGCCGACCGTACCAGCGGGTTGATAGCCTTCCACGATGTCGCCACTGGCTTGAATCACCGCAATATGGCGCGCTTTTTCGAGCAGGCGACTGGGCTCTTTGCGCTCCATGCTCAGTTGGAAATAGGCCGTGGTGTCGATGGTGTTGGGTTCGTCGCTGCCCGCCAAGGTGTTGACCACTTTTTCTGCTTCTTGGCGCGTGGCCAGTGCATCCACCAAACCGTATTGCTGTGCCAGTTTGGCAGCGTTGTTTTGGTTTTGTGCAAGTAGAGTGTCTTGCTGGTTAATAAAGTTGTCTACGCCGCCTGCAGGCAGTTTGCGCCGTTGCTCGATATGGCTGCGATAAAAACTCCACTGCTCATCCATCCACTGCGCTAAGTTTTCACGCGCTTCGGGTGACATGTCGTTGCGCACAAAAGGTTCGACAAAAGATTTGAATTGTCCTACGCGAAAAACATGTACATTGATGGCTAAGGTATCGAGCAAATCTTTCAGATAATTTTGATACGCGCCGAAGCCGTGCAGTTGCACGCTGCCCATGGGGTTGAGATAGATTTTGTCAGCCACGCTGGCGAGGTAGTATTGACCTTGACTGAAATTATCGCCCAGCGCAATCACCGGTTTTTTGCTGTCTTTAAACGCGAGAATTGCCTGCGTTAATGCGTTGAGCTTGCTCAAGTCTGCACCTTCCAGATCATCAGCTTGAATCACGATGCCTTTGATGTGTTTGTCGTGTTGCGCCCAGCGAATGGCGGAAGTCATTTCATGCAACACACTTTCTTCTGCAATTTCTTCATCGGTGGGTTGCATGAGGGAGCTGAAAGAATCGTCATAGCTGCGTTGCTCGACAATCATTCTGCCGGGCTGAACATATAGCAGGGTGTTTTCTTCCAGCACCACTTTGCTGCCGCCGTGCAACAGCCCAGAAGTGACTAAAACCACGAGCATAAGTAGCAAAAGGTTGGCCAATGTGCCGCGCAACCAAGTGAGTGCGCGCCAAGGCCAAATAAAAACGGCAGATAATATTTTTTTCATGAGCGAGTTTTCCAGCGTACAAACAGCAGTGCCGTGGTGAAAAGCGCAAGTACCAGAACAGCCATACCGGTATAGAAAACAGTGTGTGCTTTTTCAAAGGCATGGTCGATAGCCAAGAGAAAGTGAAACAAAATCATAAAACACAACCAAATACCGCTGCGCGCATTTTGTTTGAGCAAGCCGGGCAAAATTAGCAATAGCGGAACTGTTTGTATCAGCAACACAGGTAGAAAAAGCTGCGCGCGTACCAAAGCATGATCAATGACTAAGGCGATGAGTAGTGCGGCATAAAGCGTGAGCGTGATCTGCCAAGCCCGATATGATTTCACTGTGTTTATCATCAAGTTTTGCTCAATGCCAGTGCAATGCTGGCCAAGCGCTTGCCCAAAGCTTGGCACAAAATAATTTCATGTTCGCTCAAGTTTTCATTGCCTTTGCAGGCGAGATGCGACGCGCCGTAAGGTGTGCCGCCGGTTTTGGTGTGATGCAGCGCTTCTTCGGTGTAAGGGATGCCGGTGATTAACATGCCGTGGTGCAACAACGGCAACATCATGCTGAGTAGTGTGGTTTCTTGGCCGCCGTGCATGGAGGAGGTGGAGGTAAACACGGCCGCCGGTTTGCCAACCGATGCACCGGAAGCCCACATACTGGATGTGCCGTCGAGAAAATATTTCAACGCTGCCGCCATATTGCCAAAGCGCGTGGGGCTGCCCATGGCCAGCCCGCTGCAATCGCGCAAATCATCCAGCGTGCAATACACCGCGCCCTCGGCAGGCACGGCGGGTGCCGTGGCTTCGCAATCGGCAGAGACAGCGGGCACGGTGCGAATACGCGCTTCCATGCCGCTGACTTGTTCAATGCCGCGCGCAATTTGTTGTGCCATGGCAGCGGTGGCGCCGTAGCGGCTGTAGTACAAAACCAAGATGTAGGGTTTATGCGATGCGCTCATAAAATCTCCAGCACGTTTTCCGGTGGGCGACCGAGAGCCGCCTGTTTGCCGTGTACCACAATGGGGCGCTCAATCAACTTGGGGTGCTGACACATGGCGGCGATCAAAGCATCGTCTTTCAGGGCGGGGTTATCCAGTTTCAGAGTTTTGTATTCATCTTCCCCTTTGCGCAGCAACTCTCGGGCGGAGATACCCAATTTTTTGAGCAGACCTTTCAGCGTTTTTTCATCCGGCGGTGTTTCGAGATACAGCACCACATCGCAGGCAATATTTCTTTCTTCCAATAGGGCGAGTGTCTGGCGTGATTTGGAGCAGCGTGGGTTGTGGTAGATGGTTGTCATAGTCGTTTCAACTTGGTAAGTTAGTGATGCAGTTCACAAAAATACACTTACAACGGGACTGCTTTAGAGGGGGAATGACCATGTTAATGGATAAACGAATGTCACGCTTTGCTCTGATGGCTGTGGTGGCGCTGCTATTAACAGCTTGCAGTAAAGAGCCGCCACCTGCTGTGCTAACGACGATTGAAGGCAATGTTGTCCAGCCCGAAGATTGGAAAGGCAAGTGGGTTTACATCAACTATTGGGCGGAGTGGTGCAAGCCCTGTGCGGAAGAAATTCCTGAGCTGAACAAGTTTGCTGCAGAGCGCAAAAATGCCTTGGTACTAGGGGTTAACTTTGACAATCCCGAATCCGTTGCCGCGCTACAGCAGATGAGCCGTATGCGCATTGAGTTTGCTGTGGTGACCAATGACAGCGCGCAAGCCGTGTTCCCGCATTCAGTCCCTACCGGCTTGCCTGGCACGATTGTCGTGAGCCCAGAAGGAAAAGTGCTGCGCACACTGCAAGGGCCGCAAACGGAATCCACGCTGTTGCAAGCGCAGACTAGTCAGTAGCTCAACCACCCCCAAATACGCCGCTTTTACAGCATTTGAGCCTTGAATTCGTCGCTCTTGATGAAGGAGGTTACTCATGCTCAAAAATGTTGACTCTTTATTTATTGTGCATACAATAAAGCAGCGAAGTAATGAAGATCACTTATGACTCAGCCAAGAATGCCCTCAATATTCAGCAGCGTGGCCTGAGCTTTGATCGAGTTGCTGAGTTCAGTTTTGAGACGGCGCTCATCACCATTGATACTCGCCGAGACTACAAGGAAATACGCTACAAGGCGCTCGGCAAGCTGAAAGGTCGCGTGCACTGTTTGATCTTCACCGAAACTACCGATGGCATTCGTGTCATCAGCTTCCGCAAAGCCAACAAGCGCGAGGTGCTGTTGTATGAAAAAAATATCTCCATCAACTCCTGATAATGAAAACCCAGAGTGGACGCAGGCGGATATCGACAACGCTATTCCATTCAAACAACTTCCGGCAACACTGCAAACCAAATTACGCGGCCGTCCGAAAGCGGCTGTTACCAAAGAGCGTATTACGATTCGGCTTTCGCCCGATGTGTTGACAACATTTCGTGCAACGGGTGATGGCTGGCAGTCGAAGATTGATACCGCGTTAAAAGACTGGTTGCGAACACACTCGCCAGCAGCTTGATTTGGAGTTTTTTTCTTTGATGCCGTGAATATTACTCTGAGCCCAATTACTTTAACGCGCTTCCCACTGTTGATTATCTGGGTCGGTTAAATCACGGCTGCCGTGGACTACGGTAACAATGACAATTTCCTGTCGTGCTTCAATGAGTTGGTAAATAGCGCGGTATCCCCGATAAACAACTTCACGAATGTCGTTGTGCTCGGCTTCAGGAGCAAGGCGTCCACTGCGAGGGAATGTAGACAAGTTCTCCAGTCGAGTTGTTAATTGTCCAATAAATTGTTGCGCATAAACGGGTGAATCCAATGCGATGTAATCGCGCAACTGTGCAACATCTTTCAGTGCGCGTCTGGACCAGCGTAACTTCATGGTTTCCAGTTGCCACCCAACAGTTCTTTTTTGGCATCTTCGTGCGAAACCGTGCGTCCTTCCTCAATATCTTTTAATCCTTCTTCGATCTTCTGGCGCACATAAACGGTATACATCACATCATCCCATGTGGCCTTTTCTGGCAGGTGATCCGCAATATTGTGAACAATTTGCTGCATGGTTTGCATGAATGGCCTCTCGCTATATCTGGTCATTTTTTGGAAATTCACAGGCGTTCATGATAAGAGACCCTCCATGATTTCCATAGTGGCGCACACCAATTACTCACCCACCCAAATACGCCGCTTTTACAGCAGGATTATTCAGCAGCGCGCTGGCGGCATCGTGCAGAGTGATCTCGCCGTGTTCCATCACATAGCCGCGCTGCGCGAGTGTCAGCGCAAGCTGGGCATTCTGTTCCACCAGCAGCACGCTCACGCCTTCGCGGTTGATGGTTTTAATCACTTCAAAAATCTTTTGCACGAGGATCGGCGCCAGCCCCATGCCCGGTTCGTCGAGCAACAGCAAGCGCGGTTTGCTCATCAGCGCACGGGCGATTGCTACCATTGCTGCTCGCCGCCCGACAGTGTGCCGGCCGCTTGCGTGCGTCGCTCCGCCAAACGCGGGAACAGCGAGTAGGCGTGCTCGATGTCGTGCTGGATGGCGTGTTTATCACTGCGGCTGTACGCGCCCATTTGCAGGTTTTCCAGCACGGTCATTTCAGGGAAGATGCCGCGACCTTCCGGCACCAGCGCCAAGCCCTTGCTGGCCAAGCTGTGCGCCGGTGCGCCTTCGATATTTTCGCCGCTGAACAGAATTTGCCCGCGCGTGGGTTTGAGCAGGCTGGCAATGCTTTTCAGCAGAGTGCTTTTGCCCGCGCCGTTGGCGCCGATGAGAGACACTAGCTCCCCCGGCATAACGTGCAGGGAAACTTGGCGCAGGGCTTGAATCGCACCGTAGCTAACATCAATCGCCTGCACGGCGAGCAGCGCATCCGCGTGAGCGGTGGAATGGGTAGACATCAATCAATCCGTAGTGGGCAGGCCGCCGTCGGGTATCGTTTCGCCGGGAAGCAGCGGCCACAGGGTTTTGTGGCGCGGATGGGTTTCGGCGGCGGGGCGGCCGTTGGTGTAGTAGTACAGCGCCAGCGAGCGGCGCGCGCGATCGGGCGGGCAGGTGAGTGCGTGCGGGTGGCCGTGCCAAGTGTCGCTGCCGGTGCTGAAAATGGCCAAGCGTTTGGCAATAGGCAGGATGCGTTTTTGGCAGGCAGTGAGCTGACGATCCCACAGCTCCAGATGGCCGCCGTATTCCTCCTGCCAATCGTCGTTCAAATACAGCAATAAATTGAGGCGGCGATCGAGCTGATAAATGCGGTGGATGTTGAAATCCGCATGCACGCGCAGCAAACCGCCTTGCAGGGTTTGGTGTGTGCCGCCACCGAGCAGGCGCGGATCCGGCAGCAGGTTTTGAATGCCGGTGAGTTTTTCTAAAAACAGAATAAAAGCCTGCGATTGCATTTCCCACAGCAGATGGCGCACGAAAGGATCAAACAGGCGTTCATTGCGTATGCCCACTTTGTTTTTTGTGCGGGAATGCGCTGCGTGTCTTCATCCACAAACGAGGTGTTGTCGCGCTCTTGCAGTGCAGGGTCTGCGGGTGGAAAACCGGCTTGCAACTGCTGCGAGATGGCATCGCTGACGAAATCATCCACCACAATATGCGGGAAAGGCTGCGCGGCGCGATAGCCTGCGCCGTGGCTTTCAGCAAAGGCCATCAGTGCGTCGTAATCAAAGACATACTCGCCGGATTTGCCGGAAAACTGCGGGTTTATCATGGGTGGGAGGCTCATGATTTGGATTTACCGAATGCCCTGTGATGGGTCGTCATGCTAGCATTCCACCTATCGTAAATTAAGGATTTAGATCATGAAGTTTGAAGGTACAGAACGCTATGTGGCCACCAGTGACTTGCAAATGGCGGTCAACGCGGCGGTCACTTTGCAGCGTCCGCTGCTCATCAAAGGCGAGCCCGGCACGGGCAAAACGCTGTTGGCAGAAGAGGTGGCAGGCGCATTGGGCAAGCGTTTGATTCAGTGGCACATCAAATCCACCACCAAGGCGCAGCAGGGCTTGTATGAATACGATGCCGTTTCACGCCTGCGCGATTCGCAACTTGGCGATGATCGCGTGCATGACATTCGCCACTACATCAAGCGCGGCAAATTGTGGGAAGCCTTTGATGCCGATGAACAAGTGGTATTGCTGATCGACGAGATTGACAAAGCCGATATTGAATTTCCCAATGACTTGCTGGTGGAAATCGACAAAATGGAATTTTTTGTCTATGAAACGGGCGAGACCATCAAAGCCAAGCAGCGTCCTATTGTCGTCATCACCAGCAATAACGAGAAAGAACTGCCGGATGCTTTTTTGCGTCGCTGTTTCTTTCACTTCATCAACTTTCCTGATCGGGAAACGATGACGAAAATTGTCGATGTGCATTTTCCGACTATTCAGCACGATTTGGTAAAAGAAGCGCTGGATGTGTTTTTTGATGTGCGCAAAATCCCTGGTTTGAAGAAAAA
The DNA window shown above is from Cellvibrionales bacterium and carries:
- the sppA gene encoding signal peptide peptidase SppA, with the protein product MKKILSAVFIWPWRALTWLRGTLANLLLLMLVVLVTSGLLHGGSKVVLEENTLLYVQPGRMIVEQRSYDDSFSSLMQPTDEEIAEESVLHEMTSAIRWAQHDKHIKGIVIQADDLEGADLSKLNALTQAILAFKDSKKPVIALGDNFSQGQYYLASVADKIYLNPMGSVQLHGFGAYQNYLKDLLDTLAINVHVFRVGQFKSFVEPFVRNDMSPEARENLAQWMDEQWSFYRSHIEQRRKLPAGGVDNFINQQDTLLAQNQNNAAKLAQQYGLVDALATRQEAEKVVNTLAGSDEPNTIDTTAYFQLSMERKEPSRLLEKARHIAVIQASGDIVEGYQPAGTVGAETLVSLIRDAREDDNTAAIVLRIDSPGGSAFAAELIRNELTAAQAAGKPVVASMGGVAASGGYWIAASANEIWASATTITGSIGVFGIVPTLENTLSRWGVHSDGYSTHALADIAAQQIDRPISPMAARVLQQGVEFTYNNFLQVVAAGRKRTPEAINNIAQGRVWTGRRAHQLGLIDHIGELDDAIAAAARLAKLTQYESNFLEPELSPWESFKRELFSVSLLPKPLVQWSQVLTHLPALQNLNTLQRFNDPNHLYVRCWECKALVR
- the alr gene encoding alanine racemase gives rise to the protein MKTRAIINTAALAHNLSHIRQLAPSNPILAIVKADAYGHGAVGLLPSVAQHSDALAVARLEEAKILRTAQYQGRLMLMCGVSNAAELTEAIALQLDIVVHDPAHLVLLAAHNYCAAHKTHLWLKMDSGMHRLGFHPTQYANAFQQLRTLPWCSEIIGMTHFSCADEPEKNTTEKQIQCYAEHTNHLTLNNHSLANSAGILAWPAAHRGWLRPGLMMYGINPLENSTQILQPVMQLEAQVIGTRIIPAGETTGYNQRWRAEKDSCIAFIAAGYADGYPITALNHSAVGFNGQRAPVVGRVSMDTIAIDCTDLASKPLMGDYVELWGNTVSVTEVARAAGSIAYELLTSVSARVQRIYH
- the wrbA gene encoding NAD(P)H:quinone oxidoreductase; translation: MSASHKPYILVLYYSRYGATAAMAQQIARGIEQVSGMEARIRTVPAVSADCEATAPAVPAEGAVYCTLDDLRDCSGLAMGSPTRFGNMAAALKYFLDGTSSMWASGASVGKPAAVFTSTSSMHGGQETTLLSMMLPLLHHGMLITGIPYTEEALHHTKTGGTPYGASHLACKGNENLSEHEIILCQALGKRLASIALALSKT
- a CDS encoding 2OG-Fe(II) oxygenase; this encodes MQSQAFILFLEKLTGIQNLLPDPRLLGGGTHQTLQGGLLRVHADFNIHRIYQLDRRLNLLLYLNDDWQEEYGGHLELWDRQLTACQKRILPIAKRLAIFSTGSDTWHGHPHALTCPPDRARRSLALYYYTNGRPAAETHPRHKTLWPLLPGETIPDGGLPTTD
- a CDS encoding MoxR family ATPase, whose amino-acid sequence is MKFEGTERYVATSDLQMAVNAAVTLQRPLLIKGEPGTGKTLLAEEVAGALGKRLIQWHIKSTTKAQQGLYEYDAVSRLRDSQLGDDRVHDIRHYIKRGKLWEAFDADEQVVLLIDEIDKADIEFPNDLLVEIDKMEFFVYETGETIKAKQRPIVVITSNNEKELPDAFLRRCFFHFINFPDRETMTKIVDVHFPTIQHDLVKEALDVFFDVRKIPGLKKKPSTSELIDWLKLLMADNIPEEILKNRDATKAIPPLYGALLKNEQDVHMLERLAFMTRREGR
- a CDS encoding DUF2069 domain-containing protein — translated: MINTVKSYRAWQITLTLYAALLIALVIDHALVRAQLFLPVLLIQTVPLLLILPGLLKQNARSGIWLCFMILFHFLLAIDHAFEKAHTVFYTGMAVLVLALFTTALLFVRWKTRS
- a CDS encoding type II toxin-antitoxin system RelE/ParE family toxin, giving the protein MKLRWSRRALKDVAQLRDYIALDSPVYAQQFIGQLTTRLENLSTFPRSGRLAPEAEHNDIREVVYRGYRAIYQLIEARQEIVIVTVVHGSRDLTDPDNQQWEAR
- a CDS encoding 5'-nucleotidase, yielding MSKHFGSKLVIAISSRALFDLDASHAIYEREGLAAYAAHQVANEDNPLQPGGAFPLVRKLLAINEQLGGEPRVEVILLSRNTADTGLRIFNSIQHYKLPIVRAAFCGGHSPYPYATAFGCHLFLSTEAEDVRLALENGLAAATLLPSSNQQQEGGEIRFAFDGDAVIFSDEAERVYKTRGLDAFAASEKAAAHEPLSGGPFKPFLQALQSLQAEFANDTCPIRTALVTARSAPAHERVIRTLRAWQIRIDESLFLGGLAKGEFLRAYGADVFFDDQQGHCDSAAQHVPTGHVPHGIANE
- the cysB gene encoding HTH-type transcriptional regulator CysB produces the protein MKLQQLRYILEVSRQGLNISSAAESLHTSQPGISKQIRLLEDELGVEIFARSGKHLTHVTQAGEMILQEAEEILRRANSLRQIAREFNDPSSGSLSIATTHTQARYALPEVINGFIRQYPNIAMHIHQGTPMQIAQMVAEGQVDMAIATEAMEQFSELITLPCYRWNRCVLVPKNHPLCAVTPLSLAAIAQYPIVTYVSGFTGRSKQDAAFAQENLTPQVVFTATDADVIKTYVRLGLGIGIIAHMAWDEGADSDLVALDASHLFEPSVTRLGIRRGTFIRSYMYDFIERFAPHLNKKQVVEAAQQTTAEERAALFVNIDLPVR
- a CDS encoding BrnA antitoxin family protein — its product is MKKISPSTPDNENPEWTQADIDNAIPFKQLPATLQTKLRGRPKAAVTKERITIRLSPDVLTTFRATGDGWQSKIDTALKDWLRTHSPAA
- a CDS encoding BrnT family toxin, giving the protein MKITYDSAKNALNIQQRGLSFDRVAEFSFETALITIDTRRDYKEIRYKALGKLKGRVHCLIFTETTDGIRVISFRKANKREVLLYEKNISINS
- the arsC gene encoding arsenate reductase (glutaredoxin) (This arsenate reductase requires both glutathione and glutaredoxin to convert arsenate to arsenite, after which the efflux transporter formed by ArsA and ArsB can extrude the arsenite from the cell, providing resistance.) → MTTIYHNPRCSKSRQTLALLEERNIACDVVLYLETPPDEKTLKGLLKKLGISARELLRKGEDEYKTLKLDNPALKDDALIAAMCQHPKLIERPIVVHGKQAALGRPPENVLEIL
- a CDS encoding TlpA family protein disulfide reductase, which codes for MSRFALMAVVALLLTACSKEPPPAVLTTIEGNVVQPEDWKGKWVYINYWAEWCKPCAEEIPELNKFAAERKNALVLGVNFDNPESVAALQQMSRMRIEFAVVTNDSAQAVFPHSVPTGLPGTIVVSPEGKVLRTLQGPQTESTLLQAQTSQ